The following is a genomic window from Sebaldella sp. S0638.
GAAAAAATGGGTTACTCTTGCACTTTGTGGTATTGCAGGAAGTGTGATCTATAAACTTCCGTATATGAGGGAGACGTATTATGCTGCTATGCAGGAAGCAACTGGTGCAAGTAATGCACAACTGGGATTTCTTATGAGTGCATATGGACTGGTAAATTTTTTGCTGTATCTTCCGGGAGGCTGGGCAGCCGATAAATTTTCGGCAAGAAAACTTATGACATTTTCTTTAGTTTCTACAGGTATTACAGGTTTTTACTATGCTACATTTCCACCGTATATTATGATTGTTTTATTACATGCATTATGGGCTGTTACTACTGTGTTTACATTTTGGGCAGTCTGTGTACGGATCATAAGAAACCTGGGGGAAAGCACTGAGCAAGGAAGACTGTATGGCTTCTGGTATCTTGGGAAAGGGCTTACTTCAATGGTTCTGGGCTTTATATCTGTTCCTATTTTTGCGAACTTCGGGGAAGGTGTGCCGGGATTGAAATCGACAATAATTTTTTATTCAATTGTAACAATTCTAACCGGTTTATTATCATGGTTTATAATAGATGACGATACACAGGAAGCTGAGAAAAGTACATTTAAAGTAAGTGATATGAAAGAAGTATTGAAAATGCCGGCTATGTGGCTAGCAGGAATTGTAACATTCAGCATGTGGAGTATTTATATAGGATTTGGAATGGTTACTCCTTATCTGACACAGGTGTTTCATATGGGCGAATCTAAAGTGGCACTTGCAAGTATATTAAGAGCTTATATACTATTCGCAATAGGAGGTCTTATAGGAGGACAGCTTGCTGACAGGTTCAAATCCAGAACGAGATTCATGATATATGCATTTGTTGGAATGATAATTTTTACTATAGTTTATATTATGATTCCGGGAGATTCAAAGTTTATTACTCTGGCATTAATTAATATGGTGGCTCTGGGATCATTTATATACTGTGCGAACGCAGTTTTCTTTTCAATAATAGATGAGGTAAATATACCTAAAAAAGTTACGGGTACTGCAGCCGGACTCTTATCACTCCTGACATATTTTCCAGAAATATACTGTTATACAATGGTAGGAAATATGGTAGATAGAAATCCGGGAATAAGCGGATTCAGAAATGTTTTTTTCTTTATGCTCGGCTGTAGTATTTGTGGGCTGATAGCAGCTCTTATATTACAAAAAATAAATAAAAATAATAAAGTGAAAAATACGGCGTGAAAGTATAATTTTATAAAGATGACATTTCAAAAACTGTGAAAATATTTGTTTCAGGAGGAATTTGTGTGAAAGAGAAACTTAGTATAGACAGGCAGATAGTTATTCCAAGTGTTTTATTAATAATAATTTTAAGTGTATCTTTTTTATTCTTCAATTATAAGGATAAAGGAATTTTAGAAAATATCTTTAATTTTGTAACTGAGTATTTAGGCGGGGGTTATTTAATATTTATTTTTTCCATAATATTGCTGCTGATTTATATAGTATTCA
Proteins encoded in this region:
- a CDS encoding MFS transporter, translating into MERKGNWKKWVTLALCGIAGSVIYKLPYMRETYYAAMQEATGASNAQLGFLMSAYGLVNFLLYLPGGWAADKFSARKLMTFSLVSTGITGFYYATFPPYIMIVLLHALWAVTTVFTFWAVCVRIIRNLGESTEQGRLYGFWYLGKGLTSMVLGFISVPIFANFGEGVPGLKSTIIFYSIVTILTGLLSWFIIDDDTQEAEKSTFKVSDMKEVLKMPAMWLAGIVTFSMWSIYIGFGMVTPYLTQVFHMGESKVALASILRAYILFAIGGLIGGQLADRFKSRTRFMIYAFVGMIIFTIVYIMIPGDSKFITLALINMVALGSFIYCANAVFFSIIDEVNIPKKVTGTAAGLLSLLTYFPEIYCYTMVGNMVDRNPGISGFRNVFFFMLGCSICGLIAALILQKINKNNKVKNTA